One region of Triticum aestivum cultivar Chinese Spring chromosome 6B, IWGSC CS RefSeq v2.1, whole genome shotgun sequence genomic DNA includes:
- the LOC123138100 gene encoding uncharacterized protein — MYLERAAHSSARACTLPLLVLRPARAGVGALPPAMDAHTGASLTPLYIRDPPPSPAAAGNPSAASAGVAIVGASSSVGLVSSLFLPPRMTTAQGGVASAPSRAAAAPSKKVPNAARAKKAKTSAKKNKAADGSGMARGKKLAGRSTAVAAIEAPASSLVEPAADVHHVFNEMPPR, encoded by the coding sequence ATGTATTTggagcgcgcggcacactcgagcgcacGCGCTTGCACTCTCCCTCTCCTCGtcctacgccccgcgcgcgccggcgtTGGTGCCCTGCCCCCCGCCATGGACGCGCACACCGGCGCCTCGCTCACCCCGCTGTACATCCgcgacccccccccctcccccgccgccgccggaaaccctagcgcggCGAGCGCTGGCGTCGCCATCGTCGGAGCTTCGTCGAGCGTCGGCCTCGTGAGCAGCCTCttcttgccgccgcggatgacTACGGCGCAGGGTGGCGTTGCGTCGGCGCcatcccgtgccgccgccgcaccgtcgaagAAGGTACCCAATGCGGCGCGGGCGAAGAAGGCCAAAacatccgcgaagaagaacaaggcggcggatgGCTCCGGCATGGCGAGGGGGAAAAAGCTTGCAGGGCGTTCGACGGCCGTGGCGGCTAttgaagcgccggcgagctcacttgtTGAGCCGGCCGCCGACGTGCACCACGTGTTCAACGAAATGCCCCCAAGGTGA